The following coding sequences are from one Tachysurus vachellii isolate PV-2020 chromosome 7, HZAU_Pvac_v1, whole genome shotgun sequence window:
- the LOC132848092 gene encoding uncharacterized protein LOC132848092 — protein sequence MTDNLGAQGICKGSNHSDTDPLLFGKPINLHVEPKNVPQSLPELSILSSYGNNEKWETCLAASFSPKEGTLSLSLENKKSVNHTVDRAVMSNDGTYYFATFSKDAIETCQMKNKSIDRNSVKSPDCGPTDLTESPTNVTDLTNSTEILKLETKTYSGDPKGNTMQLFVIGLRLLLAKAVGVNILMTFKAFLV from the exons ATGactg ACAACCTTGGGGCGCAGGGTATTTGTAAAGGCTCgaatcacagtgacactgatCCTCTCTTGTTCGGAAAGCCGATCAACCTTCACGTTGAACCAA agaaCGTGCCTCAGTCTTTGCCAGAGCTATCGATATTATCTTCATATGGCAACAATGAAAAATGGGAAACATGTCTGGCTGCATCCTTCTCTCCAAAAGAAGGCACATTATCTCTGTCCTTAGAAAATAAGAAATCTGTTAATCACACTGTTGACAGAGCTGTGATGTCCAATGACGGGACGTATTACTTCGCAACATTTTCCAAAGATGCAATCGAAACATgtcaaatgaaaaacaaatccaTTGATAGAAATTCTGTAAAAT CACCAGACTGTGGTCCGACTGACTTGACTGAAAGTCCGACTAACGTGACTGACTTGACCAATTCAACTGAAATCTTGAAACTTGAAACAAAAACTTACTCTG gtgATCCTAAGGGAAACACCATGCAATTGTTTGTGATTGGTCTCAGACTTCTGTTGGCTAAAGCAGTCGGTGTAAATATACTGatgacatttaaagcatttcttGTCTAA